Proteins encoded within one genomic window of Manis pentadactyla isolate mManPen7 chromosome 4, mManPen7.hap1, whole genome shotgun sequence:
- the LOC118914681 gene encoding peroxisome assembly protein 12-like produces MRSSKSAAPEDGAPSPAPVPPSHVLCREVLAESSPARYGFIWRWFDEIFTLLDLLLQQHYLSKTSASFSEKFYGLKRIVMGDTHKLQRLASAGLPKQQLWKSIMFLVFLPYLKVKLEKLVSSLREDEYSIHPPSSCWKQFYRAFLAVYPFVNMAWEGWFLVQQLQYILGKAQHHSPLLSLAEVRLGQLTGQDV; encoded by the exons ATGCGCAGCTCCAAGTCTGCAGCTCCGGAGGACGGGGCTCCCTCGCCCGCACCTGTTCCCCCCAGTCACGTACTGTGCCGTGAG GTTCTTGCAGAATCAAGTCCTGCCCGCTATGGCTTCATTTGGAGGTGGTTTGATGAAATCTTTACCCTGCTAGATCTTCTGCTCCAGCAGCATTATCTGTCTAAAACCAGTGCCTCATTTTCTGAAAAGTTTTATGGCTTAAAACGGATTGTGATGGGGGATACACACAAGCTTCAGAGATTGGCCAGTGCTGGTCTCCCAAAGCAGCAGCTTTGGAAGTCAATTATGTTCCTGGTTTTTCTTCCTTATCTGAAAGTGAAGCTGGAAAAACTGGTTTCTAGCCTGAGAGAAGATGAATATTCTATCCATCCCCCTTCTTCCTGTTGGAAACAATTTTACAGAGCCTTTCTGGCAGTCTACCCATTTGTTAACATGGCCTGGGAAGGCTGGTTTCTTGTTCAACAACTTCAATACATCCTAGGAAAGGCACAACATCACTCACCACTGCTGAGTCTGGCTGAAGTTCGGCTAGGTCAACTTACAGGTCAGGACGTATAA